A window from Argopecten irradians isolate NY chromosome 3, Ai_NY, whole genome shotgun sequence encodes these proteins:
- the LOC138320100 gene encoding coiled-coil domain-containing protein 167-like produces the protein MPTVTTQIAAVEADIEGCEKRLDEIERTLRLDVNITDSDRNDLKEEAKRVKKTLSNNKGELKTLRKENWKNMLLSVLLMGLVYLSYHYIWAP, from the exons ATGCCGACCGTCACAACACAG ATCGCAGCTGTTGAAGCCGACATTGAGGGATGTGAAAAACGTCTGGATGAGATTGAACGTACATTACGCCTTGATGTTAACATCACCGACTCAGACAG AAATGATTTGAAAGAGGAAGCAAAACGAGTAAAGAAGACACTGTCAAATAATA AGGGTGAGCTAAAGACTTTACGGAAGGAGAACTGGAAGAACATGTTACTATCCGTGTTACTGATGGGCCTGGTCTATCTGTCCTATCACTATATCTGGGCCCCGTAA
- the LOC138319207 gene encoding uncharacterized protein isoform X1 codes for MYTIILLLLSWISLSAAILPGFLQNHIGKRPQQGSVFTMKSYVPLEQATPPSQGNLFDNMKNFQHAGESNFPPVPPSETVTQATPALHGTIGLAPKPAITQPPPPAKAEKHVGDWTLVYRARSENEREVAFSYVHPFGTDEFNAIPGCLSTSGTAKCNGNYRHTAIDQWRSLDVRRVKVEMYKGSLPVAFIVFNGTGTGATDWFNRKSVLSSSWTDIKSRGDCFSFFGRKDELVNRRLYINKATSSCKDDIGWMLVSESKGECPYDNGAKHPIFLYSEHSTASLLEDHGKQAEVLAIYVDAEGLKAPKPYRV; via the exons ATGTATACCATTATCCTGTtgttgttgtcatggatttCACTATCGGCAGCTATATTACCag GGTTTTTACAGAATCACATTGGTAAAAGACCACAACAAG ggTCTGTGTTTACTATgaagagttatgtccccttggaGCAAGCGACCCCGCCATCACAAG GGAATCTCTTTGACAACATGAAGAACTTTCAACATGCCGGTGAATCCAACTTTCCACCGGTACCGCCTAGCGAAACAGTGACGCAGGCCACACCAG CGCTGCACGGTACTATAGGATTAGCGCCAAAACCAGCAA TTACTCAGCCACCTCCTCCAGCTAAAGCGGAGAAGCATGTCGGGGACTGGACGCTGGTATACCGTGCCCGATCGGAGAATGAACGTGAAGTGGCCTTTTCCTATGTACACCCTTTTGGTACTGATGAATTCAACGCCATTCCTGGATGTTTATCAACCAGTGGAACCGCTAAATGTAACGGCAACTACCGCCACACTGCTATAGATCAATGGAGGTCGCTCGACGTAAGGAGG GTAAAGGTGGAAATGTACAAAGGGTCTCTACCTGTGGCATTCATAGTGTTTAACGGAACAGGGACAGGAGCAACTGACTGGTTCAATAGGAAAAGTGTCTTATCGTCTTCCTGGACAGATATCAAGTCTCGTGGCGATTGCTTTAGTTTCTTTGGTCGCAA GGATGAACTCGTAAACCGACGATTATATATCAACAAGGCCACTAGTTCGTGTAAGGACGACATCGGCTGGATGCTGGTCTCGGAGTCTAAGGGGGAATGCCCTTACGATAACGGCGCAAAACATCCAATTTTCTTGTATTCTGAACACTCAACGGCAAGCCTTTTAGAGGACC ATGGAAAGCAAGCAGAAGTGCTAGCTATATATGTGGACGCTGAGGGCCTAAAGGCTCCAAAGCCATACAGAGTATAA
- the LOC138319206 gene encoding cholecystokinin receptor type A-like, protein MANGSRSMFDDHGNQAAIEDLNTYLARLLIPNDVILAIYLVTGLFGNLLVIYVYSFKLKTKRDNRFFIPFLACFDMLACAIGDGFAMSLNILPVMFYGDTLCKTLWFLSEATTISSSLLLLVISLQRYLKVCRPFGVEVTSVWKRTALAVTVVSACLVSSPAVMFYGEIQPYTLANITGVRCGKRDHASDLVFGLFIYNTILLAAAVVCIVTMAVLYGLIARVIYQQFLRHRKSGHKVKKLRDKSKTSDKSNTSVSYGDYEDRVTMRKDCSTASPSTGGQSTISSPTTPETELESQPELDIEGQSEDGFCSSSQNCKEIIKDEKEEKRIKRRSFDVLRDNVDNIRVRLQRERVYSHFRIHRCTYMFMTITLIFVASYLPRLVLMLLESLDPDFWALLSPSQIQVCYFLYRMYLINHVANPFIYGLFDSRFRSKAKRLLCPCLITRRKHSIRHK, encoded by the coding sequence ATGGCTAACGGTTCTCGATCGATGTTCGATGACCATGGCAACCAGGCTGCAATAGAGGATTTAAACACTTATCTGGCCCGCCTCCTCATTCCCAATGATGTGATCCTCGCCATTTATCTCGTGACCGGATTGTTTGGTAACCTGCTGGTCATATATGTTTATTCATTCAAGCTCAAGACTAAACGTGACAATCGCTTCTTCATACCTTTCCTAGCATGCTTTGACATGTTGGCTTGTGCGATAGGGGATGGTTTTGCAATGTCCTTAAACATTCTACCCGTCATGTTTTATGGGGATACGTTATGTAAAACGTTGTGGTTTCTTAGCGAAGCAACAACCATCTCTTCAAGCCTGTTGCTGCTCGTGATTAGCTTACAGAGATACCTTAAGGTGTGCAGGCCTTTTGGAGTCGAGGTGACGTCAGTGTGGAAGAGAACAGCCCTGGCAGTAACTGTGGTGAGTGCCTGTCTCGTGTCCAGTCCTGCTGTTATGTTCTATGGAGAGATACAGCCATACACACTGGCCAACATCACGGGTGTCCGGTGTGGTAAACGAGATCATGCTTCCGATCTCGTATTCGGTCTCTTCATCTACAATACAATACTGCTGGCTGCGGCTGTTGTTTGTATTGTTACAATGGCTGTCCTCTACGGACTTATAGCCCGTGTCATATACCAACAGTTTCTTCGACACCGTAAATCTGGACATAAGGTGAAAAAGTTACGTGATAAAAGTAAAACTTCTGATAAATCGAACACTTCTGTGTCGTATGGCGATTACGAGGACAGAGTGACGATGAGAAAGGATTGTTCAACAGCATCGCCTTCTACAGGAGGTCAAAGTACGATCAGTTCTCCAACTACGCCGGAAACGGAACTAGAATCCCAACCGGAACTGGATATAGAAGGACAATCGGAAGACGGCTTTTGTAGTAGCAGTCAAAATTGCAAGGAAATTATCAAAGACGAGAAAGAAGAAAAGCGCATCAAAAGACGTTCCTTTGATGTTTTACGCGACAATGTTGACAATATTCGAGTAAGATTGCAGAGAGAACGGGTCTACAGTCATTTTCGGATACATCgctgtacatatatgtttatgaCTATTACTTTAATTTTTGTCGCCTCCTACCTCCCGCGGTTGGTCCTCATGTTATTGGAATCGCTGGATCCCGACTTCTGGGCCTTGCTCTCTCCCTCACAGATACAGGTGTGTTACTTCCTGTACCGCATGTACCTCATCAATCACGTGGCTAACCCATTTATATATGGACTGTTCGACAGCAGGTTTAGGTCCAAAGCAAAACGACTCTTGTGTCCATGTTTGATTACAAGAAGAAAACATAGCATTAGACATAAGTAG
- the LOC138319207 gene encoding uncharacterized protein isoform X2 — protein MYTIILLLLSWISLSAAILPGSVFTMKSYVPLEQATPPSQGNLFDNMKNFQHAGESNFPPVPPSETVTQATPALHGTIGLAPKPAITQPPPPAKAEKHVGDWTLVYRARSENEREVAFSYVHPFGTDEFNAIPGCLSTSGTAKCNGNYRHTAIDQWRSLDVRRVKVEMYKGSLPVAFIVFNGTGTGATDWFNRKSVLSSSWTDIKSRGDCFSFFGRKDELVNRRLYINKATSSCKDDIGWMLVSESKGECPYDNGAKHPIFLYSEHSTASLLEDHGKQAEVLAIYVDAEGLKAPKPYRV, from the exons ATGTATACCATTATCCTGTtgttgttgtcatggatttCACTATCGGCAGCTATATTACCag ggTCTGTGTTTACTATgaagagttatgtccccttggaGCAAGCGACCCCGCCATCACAAG GGAATCTCTTTGACAACATGAAGAACTTTCAACATGCCGGTGAATCCAACTTTCCACCGGTACCGCCTAGCGAAACAGTGACGCAGGCCACACCAG CGCTGCACGGTACTATAGGATTAGCGCCAAAACCAGCAA TTACTCAGCCACCTCCTCCAGCTAAAGCGGAGAAGCATGTCGGGGACTGGACGCTGGTATACCGTGCCCGATCGGAGAATGAACGTGAAGTGGCCTTTTCCTATGTACACCCTTTTGGTACTGATGAATTCAACGCCATTCCTGGATGTTTATCAACCAGTGGAACCGCTAAATGTAACGGCAACTACCGCCACACTGCTATAGATCAATGGAGGTCGCTCGACGTAAGGAGG GTAAAGGTGGAAATGTACAAAGGGTCTCTACCTGTGGCATTCATAGTGTTTAACGGAACAGGGACAGGAGCAACTGACTGGTTCAATAGGAAAAGTGTCTTATCGTCTTCCTGGACAGATATCAAGTCTCGTGGCGATTGCTTTAGTTTCTTTGGTCGCAA GGATGAACTCGTAAACCGACGATTATATATCAACAAGGCCACTAGTTCGTGTAAGGACGACATCGGCTGGATGCTGGTCTCGGAGTCTAAGGGGGAATGCCCTTACGATAACGGCGCAAAACATCCAATTTTCTTGTATTCTGAACACTCAACGGCAAGCCTTTTAGAGGACC ATGGAAAGCAAGCAGAAGTGCTAGCTATATATGTGGACGCTGAGGGCCTAAAGGCTCCAAAGCCATACAGAGTATAA